In one Bacteroides intestinalis DSM 17393 genomic region, the following are encoded:
- a CDS encoding DUF3836 domain-containing protein, protein MKALVVSVVFALTSVVNAVSGNNVKDFAYNTEMNEGLVKTETVFKVENRKYLHNHLQYNYAYNAEGRVSAKEVLKWNKENQRFEKQYCLNFSYDGTDINVEYVAWNSKTNAYADVKAKAVYQINAMGTSYQSYKWNKKDNSWNLTAEHSTQAEEIMLFAENNPSIIFFLQYIPHP, encoded by the coding sequence ATGAAAGCTTTAGTAGTATCAGTAGTATTCGCATTGACATCAGTAGTAAACGCAGTAAGCGGGAACAATGTAAAGGATTTCGCCTATAACACGGAAATGAACGAAGGTCTCGTAAAGACGGAAACCGTATTTAAAGTAGAGAACCGGAAGTATCTGCATAATCATTTGCAGTATAACTATGCGTACAATGCCGAAGGACGAGTATCAGCCAAAGAGGTATTGAAATGGAATAAGGAAAACCAACGTTTCGAAAAGCAATATTGCCTGAATTTCTCTTATGACGGAACGGATATAAACGTGGAATATGTAGCATGGAACAGCAAAACGAACGCTTATGCCGATGTAAAAGCCAAAGCTGTTTACCAGATAAACGCAATGGGTACGAGTTACCAAAGCTATAAATGGAACAAGAAAGATAATTCCTGGAACCTGACGGCAGAACACAGCACGCAAGCGGAAGAAATTATGTTGTTTGCTGAAAATAATCCATCGATTATTTTCTTCCTGCAATATATACCCCACCCATAA
- a CDS encoding metalloprotease family protein, with protein MMKADISIVQSKKGTEIMVSGNKINKYGMLAAILFTVPILLLFRWIHGENMAHVSLLIFWLCALAGFGVNLLLHALFFGIFSSKGFRSISFVKHKGGIRFCHCNEPIRMWQYRTTCFLPILLLGILPLLYGMATGSYYFTLFGTFLLIGSIDDICILWKLRSFGKDAFINDCSQELRFHIW; from the coding sequence ATGATGAAAGCGGATATCTCAATTGTACAAAGCAAGAAAGGAACCGAAATCATGGTTTCGGGAAATAAGATCAATAAGTATGGAATGCTGGCTGCAATCCTTTTTACAGTACCCATACTGCTCTTATTCCGATGGATACATGGAGAAAATATGGCTCATGTATCATTGCTGATATTCTGGTTGTGCGCTCTGGCAGGTTTTGGAGTAAATCTATTGCTTCATGCACTTTTCTTCGGAATCTTTTCGTCCAAAGGTTTCCGGTCTATCTCTTTCGTAAAGCATAAGGGAGGCATACGCTTCTGCCACTGCAACGAACCCATCAGAATGTGGCAATATCGCACAACTTGCTTCTTACCTATTCTGTTGTTAGGCATCCTTCCGCTTTTGTACGGCATGGCAACAGGGAGCTATTATTTCACATTATTCGGAACATTCTTACTTATCGGTAGCATAGACGACATCTGCATCCTCTGGAAACTGCGTTCATTCGGCAAAGATGCATTTATCAACGACTGTTCACAGGAGTTGCGTTTCCATATATGGTAA
- a CDS encoding DMT family transporter, translating to MNEKKNYTYHLIAIFTVGVWGLTFISTKVLIANGLSPKEIFLLRFLIAYIGIWFISPRKLFANNWKDELWLLLGGITGGSVYFLTENMALGITLATNVAFIVCTAPLLTTIFSLMIYKKEKATRTLIGGSLMALVGVAMVVYNGSFVLKISPLGDFLTLLAALSWAFYSLIMKKMTGRYNTIFITRKIFFYGILTILPVFLFQPWQADLSLLMEPSVLLNLLFLGVLASLVCFAVWNVVLKNLGTVRASNYIYLNPLFTLVGSAVLLDEHLTIIALIGAGCIMGGVYIAGRK from the coding sequence ATGAATGAGAAGAAAAATTACACCTATCATCTGATAGCTATCTTCACCGTAGGAGTGTGGGGATTAACTTTTATCTCCACCAAAGTTTTAATAGCCAATGGACTTTCTCCGAAAGAAATCTTTCTGCTTCGTTTTCTGATTGCTTATATTGGTATCTGGTTTATATCTCCCCGCAAGCTGTTTGCAAATAACTGGAAAGATGAACTTTGGTTGTTATTGGGTGGTATTACAGGCGGTTCTGTCTATTTTCTGACGGAGAATATGGCTTTAGGCATTACATTGGCTACCAATGTGGCGTTTATTGTTTGTACGGCTCCGTTGCTCACCACTATCTTTTCACTGATGATTTATAAGAAGGAAAAGGCTACCCGTACTTTGATAGGCGGTTCACTGATGGCATTGGTGGGAGTGGCAATGGTGGTTTATAATGGTAGTTTTGTTTTGAAAATCTCTCCGTTGGGCGATTTTCTTACTTTGCTTGCCGCTCTTTCCTGGGCATTTTATAGTTTGATAATGAAGAAGATGACAGGGAGGTATAATACAATCTTCATTACCCGCAAGATATTCTTTTATGGGATATTGACCATACTTCCTGTTTTTCTGTTCCAGCCTTGGCAGGCAGATCTTTCTTTGCTTATGGAGCCTTCTGTCCTGTTGAACCTGTTATTCTTGGGCGTGCTTGCTTCATTGGTTTGCTTTGCGGTATGGAATGTGGTGCTGAAAAATCTCGGTACGGTGCGTGCTTCCAATTATATTTATCTCAATCCGTTGTTCACTTTGGTAGGATCGGCTGTCCTGTTGGATGAACATCTGACGATCATTGCGCTGATTGGTGCAGGCTGCATTATGGGTGGGGTATATATTGCAGGAAGAAAATAA
- a CDS encoding DUF3137 domain-containing protein, producing MESIDFRSLSERLRTELSRVYFWQKIVRILSIIVYLFVFCWMMFVLFGGYLVGYIGLENYSVVTQYIFPVFMGFIVLNFAFSRSLMKFQGQENDIMRSIMSAMFPSVLFSFSSQLDQRILSGSRLFNSSFSDPALAATTYAYLEVPWGDRTLYIVDIGVSYGLMNKLELNSVTGYLVMLYRYVLRPLFASRYESSAHNFRGMFGWCRLERSFKGSTIILPDHLEQKAGYLAKNIQGLKRRYNARFVHLEDPDFEKYFVVYADDEVTARMILTPAVMRRITRLRETFGHDMMLSFNKGTFYYAGVMPDGFLCLRKRALDNEHLLEEIYNDINLACQVTDIL from the coding sequence ATGGAATCAATTGACTTCAGAAGCCTTTCCGAAAGGCTTCGTACCGAACTTTCCCGTGTATATTTCTGGCAGAAGATTGTTCGTATTCTGAGCATCATAGTCTATCTCTTTGTGTTTTGCTGGATGATGTTCGTCCTGTTTGGGGGCTATCTTGTTGGATATATCGGCTTAGAGAACTACAGTGTGGTTACGCAATACATTTTCCCGGTCTTTATGGGATTTATTGTGCTGAACTTCGCATTCAGCCGCTCTCTTATGAAATTCCAAGGGCAGGAAAATGATATCATGCGCAGCATTATGTCTGCTATGTTTCCATCCGTTCTTTTCTCCTTCTCTTCGCAACTGGACCAGCGTATATTATCCGGTAGCAGGCTCTTTAATTCTTCTTTCTCCGATCCGGCACTGGCGGCTACCACCTATGCTTATCTGGAAGTGCCGTGGGGAGATCGTACCCTTTATATAGTCGATATAGGGGTTTCCTATGGACTGATGAATAAGTTGGAACTGAATTCTGTAACAGGCTATTTGGTGATGCTTTACCGCTATGTACTCCGTCCGCTGTTCGCCTCCAGGTACGAAAGTAGTGCGCATAACTTCCGCGGGATGTTTGGCTGGTGCCGTCTGGAGCGTAGTTTTAAGGGCAGCACGATTATCCTGCCCGACCATTTGGAACAAAAGGCCGGCTATCTGGCAAAGAATATCCAGGGCTTGAAGAGACGCTATAATGCCCGCTTCGTTCATCTGGAAGACCCGGATTTCGAAAAGTATTTCGTGGTTTATGCCGATGATGAAGTAACCGCCCGTATGATACTGACACCGGCGGTCATGCGCCGGATTACCCGTCTGCGCGAAACATTCGGGCACGATATGATGCTCTCTTTCAACAAAGGTACTTTTTATTATGCAGGAGTGATGCCCGACGGTTTCCTCTGCCTTCGCAAGCGGGCACTGGACAATGAACATCTGCTTGAAGAGATATACAATGATATAAACCTTGCCTGTCAGGTGACAGATATTCTTTAA
- a CDS encoding LemA family protein: MENQGILLYIGIALIILLVLWYIWTANNLIAKRNRVKQCRSGICVALKQRNDMIPNLVAAVKSYMGHENETLTRIAELRLRTFQPSQETEKIRTGNELSSLISKLQLSVEDYPELKASEQFTRLQRSIEDMELQLQAIRRTYNAAVTDYNNSIEMFPSSIVAGRQNHHQEELIDIPEQEQRNVDVSALLK, translated from the coding sequence ATGGAAAACCAGGGAATACTTCTTTATATCGGAATAGCCCTTATCATCTTATTGGTACTTTGGTATATCTGGACTGCCAATAATCTGATTGCAAAACGGAATCGGGTAAAGCAATGCCGTAGCGGCATTTGTGTGGCATTGAAGCAGCGGAACGATATGATACCGAATTTGGTAGCTGCCGTAAAGTCCTATATGGGGCATGAGAATGAGACGCTAACCCGTATCGCAGAACTTCGCTTACGAACTTTTCAGCCTTCACAGGAGACTGAAAAGATAAGAACCGGTAATGAGCTTTCTTCTTTAATCTCCAAACTTCAATTATCCGTAGAAGATTACCCGGAACTGAAGGCAAGCGAGCAGTTCACCCGACTGCAAAGGAGCATTGAAGATATGGAATTACAACTGCAAGCCATACGCCGCACCTATAATGCTGCGGTCACCGACTATAATAACTCCATTGAGATGTTTCCCTCTTCCATCGTAGCCGGCCGGCAGAATCATCATCAGGAAGAACTGATTGATATTCCCGAACAGGAACAGCGGAATGTGGATGTCAGTGCACTTTTAAAGTAG
- a CDS encoding sensor histidine kinase gives MKLRSLYILSIVGLFLVVVIQLGGMMYAYDSYKKEAKRTLDECFRQAFIETVDNQINNLPFPDYTIPFYSYIPKDENRPMDNEVFLGYQQAASFLQDVYQVTIPLDEMERTLEKKLKWKNIDRTVWIDAAEDHSQYSAYRRFKTVVSDTAWLNEKKGEAIEAAIIAPFLPLVKDVFFLFLPTLLLTAFLIYSWAQQMKYIISQRRGIEEQRSAFYTLAEKMRQPIGEVRSRIPEQRWEEIETSGKHILDMTEETLSAAKEEEWKRQAHKQHSFKIFFIISLLASCLLMVAWFVYLYRTAARETVYQVNDCFEAAFYDEVMYNRYPLFRSQLGENRESEERIKRSESPFAEEQREYLKGKEAEYTINILYVVHTHNTIDQNYRLRAALIMQKHLEGVEMNFQYLDSAFAGYLSRLGMKSRSGIRQFRYPSDSTVAQVGYTSVKYGDYTSRFIPLKEDSTLCVQGVVKNPYRYVATSIWYLLLPLWITFLVMLDCIFGQVKVLRMQHRLEQFQKDFTYAMIHDMKSPLNSILMAAHVLAGGKLADKPEKEEKYRRVMTEESEHLLALSNRVLMLTQLDEGHLELHKEEVALRPLLDDLVAKISLKAGKRVEFNTVYHRCETVYADAFCLREVLGNLLDNAIKYSCEEVKIDIICESERGVCKIKVCDNGLGISLKDQSRIFNRFERSAAAARSSKGGATGFGLGLNYVQQVMLAHEGRVEVESEEGRFSEFTLYFPVRS, from the coding sequence ATGAAGCTCCGTTCCCTTTACATCCTTTCTATTGTTGGACTGTTTCTCGTTGTAGTGATACAATTGGGAGGGATGATGTATGCCTATGACAGTTATAAGAAAGAAGCCAAACGTACACTGGACGAATGTTTCCGGCAGGCTTTTATAGAGACGGTAGATAATCAAATCAACAACCTGCCCTTTCCCGACTATACCATTCCTTTCTATTCGTACATACCTAAAGATGAGAATAGACCTATGGATAATGAAGTTTTTCTGGGATATCAACAGGCCGCTTCTTTCCTGCAAGATGTTTATCAGGTGACGATACCTCTGGATGAGATGGAAAGGACGTTGGAAAAGAAACTGAAATGGAAGAATATAGACCGGACCGTGTGGATTGATGCGGCTGAAGACCATAGCCAGTATTCTGCCTACAGGCGTTTCAAGACAGTGGTCTCCGATACTGCATGGCTAAATGAAAAGAAAGGGGAAGCTATAGAAGCGGCTATTATCGCCCCTTTCCTTCCGCTTGTAAAAGATGTATTCTTCTTGTTTCTTCCTACTTTGTTGCTGACCGCTTTTCTTATTTATAGTTGGGCGCAACAGATGAAGTATATCATCAGCCAACGGCGGGGCATTGAAGAACAACGTTCTGCCTTCTATACTTTGGCGGAGAAAATGAGACAGCCGATAGGTGAAGTGCGTAGCCGGATTCCCGAACAACGGTGGGAAGAGATAGAAACATCGGGTAAGCATATTCTGGATATGACGGAAGAAACACTCTCCGCTGCCAAAGAAGAAGAATGGAAAAGGCAGGCGCATAAGCAGCACTCTTTCAAGATATTCTTTATAATCAGTCTGCTGGCCAGCTGTTTGTTGATGGTGGCCTGGTTCGTTTATTTGTATCGTACGGCTGCCCGTGAGACGGTTTATCAGGTGAATGACTGTTTTGAGGCTGCTTTTTATGATGAAGTGATGTATAACCGTTATCCTTTGTTCCGCTCGCAACTCGGAGAAAACAGAGAATCTGAAGAACGGATAAAAAGGAGCGAGTCGCCTTTTGCCGAAGAGCAAAGAGAATATTTAAAAGGAAAAGAGGCAGAGTATACTATAAATATATTGTATGTGGTGCATACGCACAATACGATTGATCAAAATTACCGTCTTCGTGCAGCTTTGATTATGCAGAAACACTTGGAAGGAGTAGAGATGAATTTCCAGTATCTGGATTCTGCCTTTGCCGGATATCTCAGCCGGTTGGGAATGAAATCACGCAGTGGAATCCGTCAGTTCCGCTATCCTTCGGACAGTACGGTTGCACAGGTAGGATATACTTCTGTGAAGTACGGTGACTATACTTCCCGGTTTATACCGTTGAAGGAAGACAGTACGCTTTGCGTGCAGGGAGTTGTGAAGAACCCTTATCGTTATGTGGCGACTTCTATCTGGTATCTTTTGTTGCCCCTATGGATTACATTCCTGGTGATGCTCGATTGTATCTTCGGTCAGGTGAAAGTGCTTCGGATGCAACATCGCCTGGAGCAGTTTCAGAAAGACTTTACTTACGCTATGATTCATGATATGAAGTCTCCGTTGAACTCCATACTGATGGCGGCACATGTGCTGGCAGGGGGGAAACTGGCGGATAAGCCTGAAAAAGAAGAGAAATACCGACGGGTGATGACGGAAGAAAGCGAGCATCTACTGGCTTTATCGAACAGGGTATTGATGCTGACACAATTGGACGAAGGGCATTTGGAGTTGCATAAGGAAGAAGTCGCCCTGCGCCCCTTGCTCGATGATCTGGTTGCGAAGATTTCTCTGAAAGCCGGTAAGAGGGTGGAATTCAATACGGTTTATCATCGCTGTGAGACGGTCTATGCGGATGCTTTCTGCCTGCGTGAAGTGCTGGGAAACTTATTGGACAATGCGATCAAGTATTCTTGTGAAGAGGTGAAAATAGATATAATCTGTGAGTCGGAGAGGGGAGTCTGCAAAATTAAAGTATGCGATAACGGGTTGGGTATCTCCTTGAAAGACCAGTCGCGTATCTTCAATCGCTTTGAACGCTCTGCGGCGGCAGCACGCAGTAGTAAAGGGGGAGCCACAGGCTTTGGCTTAGGTTTGAACTATGTGCAGCAAGTGATGCTGGCACATGAGGGCAGGGTAGAAGTGGAGAGTGAAGAAGGCCGTTTCAGTGAGTTTACTCTTTATTTTCCGGTACGATCCTGA